In one window of Kosmotoga pacifica DNA:
- a CDS encoding DNA methyltransferase: MNSDSRNLFENLETTSQEEKVEYLGLTFESDEARREYFREKLREKLKDPEFRKIEGFPVGEDEDIIKLSDPPYYTACPNPFINDFVKHYGKPYDPEEKYSREPFAADVSEGKNDPIYNAHSYHTKVPHKAIMRYILHYTEPGDIVFDGFCGTGMTGVAAQMCGDKKTVESLGYTVLEDGTILDEKGKPFSKLGPRYAILNDLSPAATFIAYNYNTPVDAKTFEKEAKRILEEVEAECGWMYLTLHNPTPDQIQRAVELLKEKGKGFKEDNILPWGKINYTVWSDVFTCPECSGEVVFWEAAVDKDQGKVLSEFQCPHCGATLVKRKLERVMETKYDKAIDQTIKQAKQVPVLINYSVGKKRFEKTPDDFDLALIEHIENSDIPYWYPTDKLPKGDKTGDPFSVGITHVHHFYTKRNLWVLAKLISKAIRSSLAINLLSIIRSSLSYSTKQIKVNIPRILAGGGLFSLGSVTGTLYIPSISGERPIIQAFSGKMKSIREYSKEWRIMVTTQSLSEIHGILSSSIDYIFTDPPFGGNLMYSELNFLWEAWLKVFTNNKPEAIINKVQRKGLLEYQELMARGFREYYRVLKPGRWMTVEFHNSQNSVWNAIQEAIQRAGFVIADVSTLDKKQGTFNQMTNSGSVKQDLIISAYKPNGGLEERFEFEAGTEEGVWDFVREHLKRLPVFVEKNGSAEIIVERTDYLLYDRMVAFHIQRGKRIPMSAAEFYKGLRERFPERDGMFFLPDQVTEYDNKRIKVSELRQISMFVTDEESAIQWLRLQLQNKPQTFQELQPQFMPISRSWAKHEKEMELSELLEQNFLKYDGTGPIPQQIWSWMLKSSTLRERMEGQTPETADAFLEEKAKDRWYVPDPNKAQDLERLREKTLLREFEEYKKHQGRKLRVFRTEAVRAGFKKAWSEKDYKTIIEVANKLPDKIIQEDPKLLMYYDNACTRLGEE, from the coding sequence ATGAACAGTGATAGCAGAAATCTTTTTGAAAATTTAGAAACAACCTCACAGGAAGAAAAAGTTGAATACTTAGGCTTGACCTTTGAGAGTGACGAAGCACGAAGAGAATATTTCAGAGAGAAACTCCGGGAAAAGCTCAAAGACCCGGAGTTTAGAAAAATCGAAGGATTTCCCGTTGGAGAAGATGAAGACATAATAAAACTCTCCGATCCACCCTATTACACTGCCTGCCCCAATCCTTTTATAAATGATTTCGTAAAACACTATGGTAAACCGTACGATCCTGAAGAGAAATACTCCAGAGAACCATTCGCGGCAGACGTTAGCGAAGGCAAAAACGATCCCATCTACAATGCTCATTCCTATCACACCAAGGTTCCTCATAAAGCCATAATGAGATACATACTTCACTACACAGAACCTGGAGACATCGTTTTTGATGGTTTTTGCGGTACAGGAATGACAGGTGTTGCTGCCCAGATGTGTGGAGACAAAAAAACTGTTGAATCCCTTGGCTATACCGTTCTTGAGGACGGAACAATCTTAGACGAAAAAGGAAAGCCTTTCTCAAAACTCGGACCAAGGTATGCTATCTTAAACGACCTCTCACCGGCAGCAACCTTCATTGCATATAACTACAATACCCCTGTAGATGCCAAAACCTTTGAAAAAGAAGCAAAAAGAATACTCGAGGAAGTCGAAGCTGAATGTGGCTGGATGTATCTAACTTTACACAATCCAACACCCGATCAGATACAAAGAGCTGTTGAGCTGCTAAAAGAGAAAGGAAAAGGGTTCAAAGAAGATAACATTCTTCCCTGGGGAAAGATAAATTACACAGTATGGTCTGATGTCTTTACCTGCCCGGAATGCTCCGGTGAGGTTGTTTTCTGGGAAGCTGCCGTGGATAAGGACCAAGGTAAAGTGCTTTCTGAATTTCAATGCCCGCATTGCGGTGCTACCCTTGTAAAAAGAAAGCTTGAAAGGGTAATGGAAACAAAGTATGATAAAGCAATAGATCAAACGATAAAACAGGCGAAACAAGTGCCTGTTCTGATTAATTACAGCGTTGGTAAGAAACGCTTTGAAAAAACTCCGGATGATTTTGATCTGGCGTTAATTGAACACATTGAAAACAGTGACATTCCTTACTGGTATCCGACTGACAAATTGCCAAAAGGCGATAAGACGGGAGATCCATTTTCAGTTGGTATTACCCACGTTCACCATTTTTATACGAAGAGGAATTTGTGGGTATTGGCAAAGCTCATTAGTAAAGCCATAAGATCTTCGTTAGCTATAAACCTTCTATCAATAATAAGATCTAGCCTTTCTTATTCAACAAAACAAATTAAAGTAAATATTCCACGTATTTTGGCTGGTGGTGGTTTGTTCTCTTTAGGTTCAGTAACAGGAACTCTATATATTCCAAGTATCAGTGGCGAAAGACCTATAATTCAAGCTTTTTCTGGAAAGATGAAAAGCATTAGAGAGTATAGTAAAGAATGGAGAATCATGGTTACGACACAAAGTCTCTCTGAAATCCACGGAATTCTATCTTCATCAATTGATTACATTTTCACCGATCCACCCTTTGGTGGAAATCTTATGTACTCAGAGCTCAACTTTCTCTGGGAAGCGTGGTTGAAGGTTTTCACAAACAACAAACCTGAAGCGATAATAAACAAGGTTCAGAGAAAGGGCCTACTCGAATACCAGGAACTTATGGCACGCGGTTTCAGGGAATATTATCGCGTGCTGAAACCTGGAAGATGGATGACAGTTGAATTCCACAACTCTCAAAACAGCGTCTGGAACGCCATACAGGAGGCAATCCAGAGAGCAGGGTTCGTTATTGCCGATGTCAGTACGCTTGACAAAAAGCAAGGGACGTTCAATCAAATGACCAATAGTGGGTCTGTTAAACAGGACCTCATAATCTCTGCTTATAAACCCAACGGCGGACTCGAGGAACGGTTTGAGTTTGAAGCGGGAACTGAAGAAGGTGTCTGGGATTTTGTGAGGGAACATTTGAAAAGACTACCGGTCTTTGTTGAGAAAAACGGAAGTGCCGAGATAATTGTTGAAAGAACTGACTATCTACTCTACGACAGAATGGTTGCTTTCCATATACAAAGAGGGAAAAGAATTCCCATGTCGGCAGCAGAATTTTACAAAGGCCTTAGGGAAAGGTTCCCGGAAAGAGATGGTATGTTCTTCCTACCCGATCAGGTAACTGAATACGATAATAAGCGAATAAAGGTTAGCGAATTAAGACAGATTTCTATGTTTGTCACAGATGAAGAATCAGCAATCCAATGGCTTAGACTTCAGTTACAAAACAAGCCTCAGACCTTCCAAGAACTTCAACCACAATTTATGCCTATATCCCGGAGTTGGGCAAAGCACGAGAAAGAAATGGAACTTTCGGAACTGCTGGAACAGAATTTCTTAAAATATGACGGCACCGGTCCTATACCACAGCAGATATGGTCGTGGATGTTGAAAAGCTCGACTTTGAGAGAGAGAATGGAGGGTCAAACACCGGAAACTGCAGATGCTTTTCTCGAAGAGAAGGCAAAAGATAGATGGTACGTTCCTGATCCCAACAAGGCTCAAGACCTTGAACGCCTTAGGGAAAAGACACTTCTCAGAGAGTTTGAAGAATACAAAAAGCATCAAGGAAGGAAACTCAGGGTTTTTAGAACAGAAGCGGTAAGAGCTGGATTCAAAAAAGCATGGAGTGAGAAAGATTATAAGACGATAATTGAAGTTGCAAATAAACTGCCGGATAAGATAATCCAGGAAGATCCCAAACTCTTAATGTATTACGACAACGCTTGCACACGCCTTGGTGAGGAATAA
- a CDS encoding DEAD/DEAH box helicase, giving the protein MEKQWYWLEKKKQPCVLLEKRKMFGYEMARVWLPAEGKVVDIPAGSLLPISRMLEFFSNDFLSYVSAAGKLVNIFNSTDVLLAPLNSSIIPLPHQIRTVQRAISGDRIRFLLADEVGLGKTIEAGLIIQELKLRGLVKRVLIVAPRGLVTQWETEMKLKFGEDFKLIIPSELSTVKKLSGVQNAWKLFDQVICPMDSVKPLEGRQGWSYEQLEEYNKERFLDLINAGWDMIIVDEAHKLGGSSTQVARYKLGQSLSQASPYILLLSATPHQGKTDAFLRLMSFLDPIAFSDEQELTRENVSDYVIRTEKRKAIDINGKPLFRKRITQLYHIKFDERYSKQKQLYDAVTEYVRKGYNKAMKEKRNYVGFLMLLVQRLVSSSTLAISKALEKRLVVLEEPQRQLRLIKGNEINFSDLEELDPQEQLELLALAAPDDVNAELYQVRFLLELAREANQDTDAKTNALLEWIHRLRREELNPELKILVFTEFIATQEMLERFLSERGFRVVTLNGSMSMEERIKAQKDFEKNAQIIISTDAGGEGLNLQFCHVVINYDMPWNPMKVEQRIGRVDRIGQKHDVKAINFVLGGTVEHRVIEVIENKLKVIFDEFGVDKTSDILDSTEAVELFDELYASAIANPDNFEKDVDNILERIRQQIIQATQNNHMLPAYEITNPEEAQKLVQQPVNYWLERAVISYINAYGGKATQIGDNWKIRYPKTRREELITFDRNSKNPDAKKITFNDPLVNDAIKNLPELSEDFHVPVVSLDNVPKGLQGVWSLWKVVAKGKEWSKEQVVPVFVNDEGKVFLNSAILVWDRLIEGRFKIMGFESIEALEHQVEKELRRNFENLKAEYLSEQEKNKERKREWFKIRRQMAERIGLPQVREHRLKQLKLEMESWETSLNDEIYPELKLLLAVKVRSHA; this is encoded by the coding sequence ATGGAGAAGCAGTGGTACTGGCTTGAGAAAAAGAAACAACCTTGTGTATTGCTCGAAAAAAGAAAAATGTTCGGATATGAGATGGCAAGGGTATGGCTGCCGGCTGAGGGAAAGGTTGTTGACATACCTGCCGGCAGTTTATTGCCGATCTCAAGAATGTTGGAATTCTTTAGCAATGATTTCTTATCTTACGTCAGCGCTGCAGGTAAGCTTGTGAATATATTCAATTCCACAGATGTTTTATTGGCGCCCCTTAATTCTTCAATTATCCCCCTGCCACACCAAATCAGGACTGTCCAAAGAGCAATTTCTGGAGACAGGATAAGATTTCTTCTGGCAGATGAAGTTGGACTCGGTAAGACCATAGAAGCGGGGCTTATAATACAAGAGTTAAAACTCAGAGGGCTTGTGAAAAGGGTATTGATAGTGGCTCCTAGGGGGCTTGTCACTCAATGGGAAACTGAGATGAAGCTAAAATTTGGTGAAGACTTCAAACTTATAATTCCCTCGGAATTATCCACTGTTAAAAAGCTGTCTGGCGTGCAGAATGCATGGAAGCTGTTTGATCAAGTAATCTGTCCTATGGATTCAGTTAAACCTTTAGAGGGTCGTCAAGGCTGGTCATATGAACAGCTTGAAGAATACAACAAAGAAAGATTTCTTGATCTGATCAATGCAGGTTGGGATATGATAATCGTAGATGAAGCCCACAAATTGGGTGGAAGCAGCACTCAAGTAGCAAGATATAAGCTTGGTCAAAGTCTCTCACAGGCTTCGCCGTATATTTTATTGCTTTCCGCAACTCCCCATCAAGGAAAGACGGACGCGTTTTTAAGATTGATGTCTTTTCTGGATCCGATCGCATTTTCGGATGAACAAGAGTTAACGCGTGAGAATGTTTCAGATTATGTTATTAGAACAGAAAAGCGTAAAGCCATAGATATTAATGGGAAGCCTCTCTTCAGAAAAAGAATAACACAGCTTTACCACATCAAATTTGATGAAAGATATTCGAAGCAAAAGCAATTATACGATGCGGTAACGGAATATGTTAGAAAAGGCTATAACAAAGCGATGAAAGAGAAAAGGAACTACGTAGGATTCCTGATGCTTTTGGTGCAGCGGCTTGTAAGTTCTTCAACTTTGGCTATAAGCAAAGCCCTTGAGAAGAGACTCGTGGTTTTAGAGGAACCTCAAAGACAGTTGAGGCTTATAAAAGGAAACGAAATAAACTTTTCCGATCTGGAAGAGCTTGACCCTCAAGAACAACTCGAATTATTGGCTTTGGCTGCTCCCGATGATGTCAATGCAGAATTATACCAGGTAAGGTTCTTGCTGGAGCTTGCAAGAGAAGCTAATCAAGATACGGACGCAAAAACGAATGCTTTGCTTGAGTGGATTCACCGGCTCAGAAGAGAAGAACTTAATCCAGAATTAAAGATTTTAGTTTTTACGGAATTCATAGCAACTCAGGAAATGCTGGAAAGATTTCTCTCGGAAAGAGGGTTCCGGGTAGTAACCCTCAACGGTTCCATGAGTATGGAAGAGCGTATAAAAGCTCAGAAAGACTTCGAAAAAAATGCTCAGATAATAATTTCTACTGATGCGGGTGGTGAGGGGCTCAATCTTCAGTTTTGTCATGTGGTTATAAATTATGATATGCCCTGGAATCCTATGAAAGTTGAGCAACGTATAGGAAGGGTTGATAGAATAGGCCAAAAGCATGATGTTAAAGCTATTAATTTCGTTCTTGGTGGAACTGTTGAGCATAGGGTTATCGAGGTTATAGAGAATAAATTAAAGGTCATTTTTGATGAATTCGGTGTAGATAAGACATCTGATATTCTTGATTCAACAGAAGCGGTAGAATTATTCGATGAGCTTTACGCAAGTGCCATAGCAAATCCAGACAATTTTGAAAAAGATGTCGATAATATTCTGGAACGAATCAGACAGCAGATAATCCAGGCAACTCAGAATAATCATATGCTTCCTGCATATGAAATAACAAATCCTGAAGAAGCTCAGAAGCTGGTTCAACAGCCTGTCAATTACTGGCTCGAACGGGCTGTAATAAGTTATATAAACGCTTATGGCGGAAAAGCTACTCAAATTGGCGATAACTGGAAAATTCGGTATCCTAAAACCAGAAGAGAAGAACTTATAACCTTTGATAGAAATTCTAAAAACCCTGATGCGAAAAAAATTACCTTCAACGATCCATTGGTAAACGATGCAATTAAGAATCTACCAGAACTTTCTGAAGACTTCCACGTTCCTGTTGTATCGTTGGATAATGTTCCGAAAGGATTGCAAGGCGTGTGGTCTCTCTGGAAGGTAGTTGCAAAAGGTAAAGAATGGTCAAAAGAACAGGTGGTTCCTGTCTTTGTGAACGATGAAGGAAAAGTTTTTCTCAATTCTGCAATACTCGTATGGGATCGACTCATAGAAGGTAGGTTCAAAATAATGGGCTTTGAAAGTATAGAAGCCCTTGAACATCAAGTCGAGAAAGAGTTAAGACGGAATTTTGAGAACCTAAAGGCTGAATATCTTTCGGAACAAGAAAAAAACAAAGAACGCAAAAGAGAATGGTTCAAAATACGGCGTCAAATGGCTGAGAGGATAGGGCTTCCTCAGGTTCGGGAACACAGGTTGAAGCAATTGAAACTTGAGATGGAGTCCTGGGAAACTTCACTGAATGATGAGATATACCCAGAACTTAAATTGCTTTTAGCCGTAAAGGTGAGAAGTCATGCGTAG
- the pglZ gene encoding BREX-3 system phosphatase PglZ: MRSKSLNEVMVDKILCAESRLIVVNDPDALLSEEVLEKLENSGYAVLNFLDPISFRYRYERDFRDKDSKKLVIVVSSEYNDPHNLPFDILSKSVVLDFEVSTFFPKLSRTALLDLTPDEIAKLYEIMEEPRNELSTRETREFILKQLFDFDLSKKYSLIHFLSWLMKIHYSNIVIREEMAEFIYRTLKDNPELSEIPIKTLILSKDNFLAFLQERWPVFLEGKVADRVCEGSNITLEYPGPYDIPFDHPGLKVYIDTFFAEGLLEPIPVNDPERFEDSWISFGIDTEESERQRFRKLLEIVRKEMPSTDSNFKEWTSLAWRLAELSLHVYSSSASSEEKKEFSELQKEIDGRFLKWVLKKFSSLLTLISRDPVTVQNVLPQMRKRYVEKEKVALIVVDGMSILQWLILSKHLKEHKQISQRGILAFIPTLTSVSRKVIFSGKLPMYLGSVLSTSGEEKLWKEAWSDIVRNSEIVYLNEPGEKLLKSVEESLRKDAKVLGIVVRELDEIMHGEILGMEGLISATKLWGNKGILNDLLKLLVANGYHVILTSDHGNVLARGIGKPSEGVAAESKGERVRIYKNESLRQTVHSKYPEAIAWGPIGLPEKFFPLIAGGRTAFTNLDEETICHGGITVDELIVPFIELWKG; encoded by the coding sequence ATGCGTAGCAAAAGCCTAAATGAAGTTATGGTTGATAAAATTCTCTGTGCGGAGTCACGGTTAATAGTTGTAAATGATCCTGATGCTCTTCTTAGTGAAGAGGTATTGGAAAAGCTGGAAAACTCGGGATATGCTGTTCTCAATTTTCTGGATCCGATCAGCTTTAGATATCGTTATGAAAGGGATTTTCGAGATAAAGATTCGAAAAAGTTAGTGATAGTCGTTTCCTCAGAATACAATGATCCACACAATCTTCCTTTTGATATATTGAGCAAATCAGTTGTGCTTGATTTTGAGGTTAGTACATTTTTCCCGAAGCTAAGCAGAACAGCTTTGCTGGATTTAACACCAGATGAGATTGCAAAATTGTACGAAATAATGGAAGAACCGCGGAATGAGCTCTCTACTAGAGAGACAAGGGAGTTCATTTTGAAACAGCTTTTTGACTTCGATTTGAGTAAGAAATACTCTTTAATTCACTTTTTAAGCTGGCTTATGAAGATTCATTATTCGAATATAGTCATAAGGGAAGAAATGGCCGAATTCATTTATAGAACACTTAAAGATAATCCAGAATTATCAGAAATACCTATAAAAACGCTTATTTTGAGTAAAGACAACTTCTTAGCTTTCCTTCAGGAACGCTGGCCTGTGTTTCTTGAAGGAAAAGTAGCAGATCGGGTTTGTGAGGGAAGTAACATTACCCTAGAATATCCAGGACCCTACGATATTCCATTTGACCATCCTGGTCTGAAGGTTTATATTGATACATTCTTTGCGGAAGGACTACTCGAACCTATTCCTGTAAATGATCCCGAGCGTTTCGAAGATTCATGGATATCGTTTGGAATTGACACCGAAGAATCGGAACGTCAAAGATTCAGAAAATTATTAGAGATTGTCAGGAAAGAAATGCCATCAACTGATTCTAATTTTAAGGAATGGACATCTCTTGCTTGGCGTCTGGCGGAACTTTCCCTTCATGTCTATTCGTCTTCTGCTTCAAGCGAAGAGAAGAAAGAATTCTCAGAATTACAGAAAGAAATTGATGGAAGATTCCTGAAGTGGGTATTAAAAAAGTTCAGTAGCCTATTAACCCTTATAAGCCGTGACCCTGTAACTGTACAAAATGTTCTACCACAAATGAGAAAAAGGTATGTTGAAAAGGAAAAGGTGGCTTTAATTGTAGTAGATGGTATGTCAATCCTTCAATGGCTAATACTATCAAAACATCTAAAAGAACACAAGCAAATATCCCAGAGGGGTATCCTTGCTTTTATTCCAACTCTGACTTCTGTTTCAAGAAAAGTTATATTCTCAGGAAAACTGCCCATGTATCTTGGTAGTGTGCTTTCTACATCAGGTGAAGAGAAATTATGGAAGGAAGCATGGTCTGATATTGTACGCAATTCTGAGATAGTTTATCTCAATGAACCGGGTGAAAAACTTCTCAAAAGTGTTGAAGAATCACTCCGTAAAGATGCCAAAGTTCTTGGAATAGTAGTGAGAGAACTCGACGAGATAATGCACGGAGAGATTTTGGGAATGGAAGGTCTTATTTCCGCTACAAAGTTATGGGGTAACAAAGGAATTTTGAACGATTTATTGAAGCTCCTCGTTGCTAATGGTTATCATGTGATACTGACCTCAGATCATGGTAATGTACTTGCCAGAGGTATTGGAAAACCATCAGAAGGCGTTGCCGCTGAATCAAAGGGTGAAAGGGTTAGAATATATAAAAATGAATCACTCAGGCAAACTGTACACAGTAAATATCCTGAAGCTATTGCCTGGGGACCAATAGGGTTACCAGAAAAATTCTTTCCACTTATAGCTGGAGGAAGGACTGCGTTTACAAATCTTGATGAAGAAACCATTTGTCATGGAGGAATTACTGTTGATGAACTAATAGTTCCATTTATTGAGTTATGGAAAGGGTGA
- a CDS encoding class II aldolase/adducin family protein: MLYAEHATKVLEACRIMVERGLTVGTWGNISKRVNENAFIITPSGMDYATLKEEDMVVMDLDGKVIWGNRKPSIEFNLHAKIYQARSDVNAVIHTHPVFSTAFAIAKMDIPPVSEELVQIVGEGVKCAKYALPGTTELAENAVEALEDRNAVLLINHGTIYVGKSLEHAFKIGEVVEKAAQTIIYAKILGIPNVISHEDCLAMQEFVATKYGQK; encoded by the coding sequence ATGCTTTATGCCGAACACGCAACAAAGGTTCTTGAAGCTTGCAGAATTATGGTAGAAAGAGGTCTTACAGTTGGGACATGGGGAAATATTAGCAAGAGAGTCAACGAAAACGCATTTATTATTACTCCAAGTGGAATGGATTATGCAACGTTAAAAGAAGAGGATATGGTGGTAATGGATTTGGATGGTAAAGTCATCTGGGGAAATAGAAAACCCAGCATCGAATTCAACCTTCACGCCAAAATATATCAAGCCAGAAGTGATGTGAATGCGGTGATTCATACCCATCCGGTTTTTTCAACAGCTTTTGCTATTGCAAAGATGGACATTCCACCGGTTTCAGAAGAATTAGTTCAGATAGTTGGCGAAGGTGTAAAATGCGCAAAATATGCCCTTCCTGGAACAACAGAGCTAGCTGAAAATGCCGTAGAGGCCCTTGAAGATAGAAATGCAGTTTTGCTCATAAATCACGGTACCATATATGTTGGAAAATCATTGGAACACGCTTTTAAGATCGGCGAAGTTGTAGAAAAAGCTGCTCAAACGATCATCTATGCTAAAATTCTTGGAATTCCTAACGTTATTTCTCATGAGGATTGCTTAGCGATGCAAGAATTCGTTGCAACAAAATATGGACAAAAGTAG
- a CDS encoding LacI family DNA-binding transcriptional regulator, which translates to MGKKVTISDIARRLDISPSTVSRALSGKPGVSDELRKKILSLAEKMDYIPNVAAKSLKTQKTKTIGLIISDIRNPFFLDVMHGVESVLFPRGYKFIVCSINENLEREAVYLNWLMEHGVEGILASPLTTVSGKHNGRLYKKIARLGIPVVFYDRLIQSVENFDSVVLDNETAIADGAFYLTRKGHKKIGICLARRGLYTIEERYKGFKKAVELLRIETKPEWIIEGKHPLDNSFEKLRKLFNSEERPTAIISTNHPMTRTILKAARACGLKIPEDISVLGFDDLIENELMSPPITTIRQPVMEIGRIATTLLLGRIDGEKGKPSSIKLKAELIERESVKTLMLP; encoded by the coding sequence ATGGGCAAAAAGGTGACTATAAGTGATATCGCAAGAAGGCTTGATATCTCGCCTTCGACTGTTTCAAGGGCATTATCAGGTAAACCCGGAGTAAGTGATGAACTTAGAAAAAAAATATTGAGCCTTGCAGAAAAGATGGATTATATCCCGAATGTCGCAGCAAAATCACTAAAAACACAAAAGACTAAGACTATAGGTCTGATTATTTCAGATATAAGAAACCCGTTTTTCCTTGATGTCATGCATGGTGTTGAAAGCGTATTGTTTCCTAGAGGATATAAGTTCATTGTCTGTAGCATCAATGAAAACCTTGAGAGAGAAGCAGTTTATTTAAATTGGCTCATGGAACATGGGGTTGAAGGTATCCTTGCTTCTCCATTGACTACTGTGAGTGGAAAACATAATGGTAGGTTGTACAAAAAAATTGCAAGACTCGGCATACCAGTGGTTTTCTATGACAGGCTCATACAATCAGTAGAGAACTTTGACAGTGTTGTGCTGGACAACGAAACCGCAATTGCTGACGGTGCATTTTATTTGACAAGAAAAGGCCACAAAAAGATAGGAATATGTCTTGCAAGAAGAGGTCTTTACACGATTGAAGAGCGTTACAAGGGATTTAAAAAAGCTGTCGAACTACTCCGAATAGAGACGAAGCCGGAATGGATTATTGAAGGAAAACATCCACTGGATAATTCTTTCGAAAAATTAAGGAAACTTTTTAATTCTGAGGAAAGACCAACTGCGATTATATCTACAAACCACCCAATGACTCGAACAATTCTCAAAGCAGCGAGAGCCTGTGGACTTAAAATTCCAGAGGATATTTCTGTGCTTGGGTTTGATGACTTAATAGAAAACGAGCTCATGTCACCACCAATTACGACGATACGCCAACCTGTTATGGAAATCGGTAGAATCGCAACTACTTTGTTGCTGGGACGCATAGACGGCGAAAAGGGAAAACCTTCCAGTATCAAGTTAAAAGCCGAACTAATTGAAAGAGAATCAGTTAAAACTCTAATGCTACCCTAA
- a CDS encoding ABC transporter substrate-binding protein: MKKGLVFLLLMLFVISVPLNAFAYTKGVPAKNMRIFFIVKATESEYWQIVLDGAKKAANHFGVKLIAQAPTSEADVARQVAILETAVSLRPDAIVIAPTVADALVPGIERAMDEGIPVIIIDSAASTDKFASFLASNNYAIGQKSADALAEAMIKKYGKAAGKVAGITFLSGVGSLEARKKGFLDRIAEKYPEIEVVAFQDAQGKQGNTIGIVQDLLTAYPDLKGIYANNQYTGDELVRALDIMGKKGIPAVAVDAGPQELYGLENGFLDAVLVQRPWVMGYAGVAYAIMARNGIPLAKNVDTGIIVVTQEMVKSGAADEALKPVEFHKDW, from the coding sequence ATGAAAAAGGGGTTAGTGTTTCTTCTGCTCATGCTTTTTGTAATTTCCGTTCCACTTAATGCGTTTGCTTACACCAAAGGAGTCCCAGCAAAAAACATGAGGATCTTCTTCATTGTTAAGGCAACTGAATCTGAGTACTGGCAAATAGTTCTGGACGGTGCCAAGAAGGCGGCGAATCATTTTGGTGTGAAATTGATCGCTCAGGCACCGACATCTGAAGCAGACGTTGCACGACAGGTTGCAATCCTAGAAACCGCTGTATCTTTGAGACCTGATGCCATCGTTATTGCTCCAACAGTTGCCGATGCCCTTGTTCCAGGAATTGAACGGGCAATGGATGAAGGCATTCCGGTTATAATAATCGACTCAGCAGCATCAACAGATAAATTCGCAAGCTTCCTCGCATCCAACAATTATGCGATAGGTCAAAAGTCTGCGGATGCTTTAGCAGAAGCAATGATAAAGAAATACGGCAAAGCTGCTGGAAAAGTTGCTGGAATAACTTTCCTATCAGGAGTTGGTTCTCTTGAGGCTAGAAAGAAAGGCTTCTTAGACAGAATAGCTGAGAAATATCCTGAAATAGAGGTTGTGGCTTTCCAAGATGCTCAGGGTAAACAGGGTAACACAATCGGAATTGTTCAGGACCTTTTGACCGCTTATCCTGATCTTAAAGGTATTTACGCTAACAACCAATATACTGGAGATGAGCTTGTTAGAGCTCTCGATATTATGGGTAAGAAAGGAATTCCTGCTGTTGCAGTTGACGCTGGTCCCCAGGAACTTTACGGTCTCGAAAACGGTTTCCTTGATGCAGTCCTTGTTCAGAGACCATGGGTAATGGGATATGCAGGAGTTGCTTATGCTATTATGGCAAGAAATGGTATTCCTCTCGCAAAGAACGTTGATACGGGAATTATTGTTGTTACACAGGAAATGGTGAAAAGCGGAGCGGCAGATGAAGCTCTGAAACCAGTGGAATTCCATAAAGATTGGTGA